A genomic window from Colletotrichum destructivum chromosome 7, complete sequence includes:
- a CDS encoding Putative tetratricopeptide-like helical domain superfamily, giving the protein MRSKGSSSAVLSRDANQSSYPYNLGTFHRSVSTTSTDAQIWFSRGLTWAYAFNHEESARCFQKAIDHDPFCAMAYWGLAFVLGPNYNKPWKVFDGHDLAETTRRAHHTIMQAKGHSAKATPVESALIDALIRRYPQETPAEDCSQWNQDYAQAMDSVMRAYPDDLDVVALWTDATMNVTPWNLWNYKTGKPTPGARTLEIKDVMDRTFRLRGSLQHPGLLHLYIHLMEMSPTPEAALTIADNLRGLVPDAGHLEHMPTHLDIICGQYRRAIASNSDAIRADSKFLAREGPLNFYTLYRSHDFHFRLYGAMLCGQSKVALETVRELESTISEDLLRVESPPMADWLEGFLGMRMHALIRFGRWDDIHALELPRDPKLYCATTAMTHYAKGVALAVQGRTGEAEQERRLFAEALERLPSSRAVFNNTCQEILAIGEAMLDGELAYRKGDYDTAFAHLRKAVERDDALPYDEPWGWMQPARHALGALLLEQGRVEEAAAVYSADLGIDESLPRAQRHPNNVWALHGLYECLVKLGRDDEARILKPQLNLALAVADVPIKSSCFCRLRTVD; this is encoded by the coding sequence atgAGGAGCAAgggttcgtcgtcggccgtcCTCTCGCGTGATGCCAACCAGTCGTCATACCCTTACAACCTCGGCACGTTTCATCGGTCTGTGAGCACGACCAGCACAGATGCCCAGATCTGGTTCAGTCGCGGCCTGACCTGGGCGTATGCCTTCAACCACGAGGAGTCGGCGAGGTGCTTCCAGAAAGCCATCGATCATGACCCCTTCTGCGCCATGGCCTACTGGGGCCTCGCCTTCGTCCTGGGGCCCAACTACAACAAGCCGTGGAAGGTGTTTGACGGACACGACCTGGCCGAGACCACCAGGCGCGCACACCACACTATCATGCAGGCAAAGGGCCACTCGGCCAAGGCGACCCCCGTCGAGAGCGccctcatcgacgccctcatcCGCCGCTATCCGCAGGAGACGCCCGCCGAGGACTGTTCCCAGTGGAATCAGGACTACGCCCAGGCCATGGACTCGGTGATGCGGGCCTAtcccgacgacctcgacgtcgtcgccctctgGACCGACGCCACCATGAACGTCACGCCGTGGAACCTGTGGAACTACAAGACCGGGAAGCCCACCCCCGGCGCCAGGACCCTGGAGATCAAGGACGTCATGGACCGCACCTTCAGGCTGAGGGGCTCTCTGCAGCACCCGGGCCTCCTCCACCTGTACATCCACCTCATGGAGATGTCGCCCACTCCCGAGGCCGCTCTCACCATAGCCGACAACCtgcgcggcctcgtcccggacgccggccacctcgagCACATGCCCACCCACCTCGACATCATCTGCGGCCAGTACCGCCGTGCCATCGCCTCCAACTCGgacgccatccgcgccgACTCCAAGTTCCTCGCCCGCGAGGGCCCCCTCAACTTCTACACCCTGTACCGCTCGCACGACTTCCACTTCCGCCTGTACGGCGCCATGCTGTGCGGCCAGTCCAAGGTCGCCCTCGAGACGGTCCGGGAGCTCGAGTCCACCATCTCGGAGGATCTCCTGCGCGTCGAGTCGCCGCCCATGGCCGACTGGCTGGAGGGCTTCCTCGGCATGCGCATGCACGCCCTCATCCGCTTCGGCCGTTGGGACGACATTCACGCCCTCGAGCTGCCCCGGGACCCCAAGCTCTACTGCGCCACGACGGCCATGACACACTACGCCAAGGGCGTCGCCTTGGCCGTGCAGGGCAGGACAGGggaggccgagcaggagcGGCGCCTgttcgccgaggccctcgagcggCTACCCTCGTCGCGCGCCGTCTTCAACAACACCTGCCAGGAGATCCTGGCCATCGGCGAGGCGATGCTggacggcgagctggccTACCGGAAGGGGGACTACGACACCGCCTTCGCGCACCTCCGCAAGGCGGTCGAGAGGGACGACGCCCTCCCCTACGACGAGCCCTGGGGCTGGATGCAGCCGGCGCGgcacgccctcggcgcgctgctgctcgagcagggccgcgtcgaggaggcggcggccgtctacagcgccgacctcggcatcgacgagtcCCTGCCGCGGGCCCAGCGCCACCCCAACAACGTCTGGGCCCTCCACGGCCTGTACGAGTGCCTGGTGAagctcggccgcgacgaTGAGGCCAGGATCCTCAAGCCCCAGCTGAAcctggccctggccgtcgccgacgtgccCATCAAGTCGTCGTGCTTCTGCCGCCTGAGGACGGTCGATTGA